A genomic region of Pelodiscus sinensis isolate JC-2024 chromosome 1, ASM4963464v1, whole genome shotgun sequence contains the following coding sequences:
- the LOC102451790 gene encoding olfactory receptor 52K2-like, which yields MATSNWTTPHPSTFILLGIPGLEEAHVWISIPFCSVYILSVVGNCLLLAVIKSEPSLHEPMYLFLAMLAFADLVISTAAVPKTLCIFWFRDQAIHINACLIQVFLVHAVGTIESGFMLAMAFDRYVAICNPLRHSDILTRSAIAKIGLVVVVRGAMLLCPHPFLLKQLPYCTTNIVSHTYCEFMALAKLACVDTTAMRAYSLLVAFLTAGLDFILIVLSYILIIRAVFRLPSKEARRKSLSTCSSHVCVMIAFYTPAFFSFFSHRFGHIAPHVHILIANIYLLFPPMMNPLIYGVRTPGIRQRLLHILGLKPA from the coding sequence ATGGCCACTTCCAACTGGACCACACCTCACCCCTCTACCTTCATCCTCCTCGGCATCCCGGGGCTAGAGGAAGCCcacgtctggatctccatccccttctgctccGTCTACATCCTGTCTGTCGTGGGGAACTGCCTCCTCCTGGCTGTGATCAAATCCGAGCCGAGTCTCCACGAGCCCATGTACCTTTTCCTCGCCATGCTGGCCTTCGCCGACCTGGTTATCTCAACGGCAGCTGTGCCCAAAACCCTCTGCATTTTCTGGTTCAGGGACCAGGCCATTCATATCAACGCTTGCCTGATCCAGGTGTTTTTGGTTCACGCGGTTGGTACCATAGAGTCCGGGTTCATGCTGGCCATGGCCTTTGATCGCTACGTcgccatctgtaacccgctgcgACACTCGGACATCCTGACCCGTTCAGCCATAGCCAAGATAGGGCTTGTCGTTGTGGTGAGGGGCGCCATGTTACTGTGCCCACACCCATTTCTACTGAAGCAGCTCCCGTATTGCACAACCAACATCGTTTCTCACACCTATTGTGAGTTCATGGCACTTGCGAAACTGGCCTGTGTGGATACCACAGCAATGAGAGCCTATAGCCTGCTTGTGGCATTTCTAACAGCAGGGTTAGATTTTATCCTCATCGTTCTGTCCTACATCCTGATCATCCGGGCCGTCTTCCGCCTGCCCTCCAAGGAGGCCCGGCGCAAGTCCctcagcacctgcagctcccacgtGTGTGTCATGATAGCGTTCTACACCCCcgccttcttctccttcttctccCACCGCTTTGGTCACATAGCTCCCCACGTCCACATCCTCATCGCCAACATTTACCTGCTCTTCCCACCCATgatgaaccccctcatctacggTGTGAGAACCCCAGGAATCCGCCAGAGATTGCTCCACATCCTGGGCCTCAAACCAGCCTAA